A single region of the Undibacterium piscinae genome encodes:
- a CDS encoding glutamyl-tRNA reductase, whose product MQLLAVGLNHTTAPLSLREKVAFSPDQIGQAVVAARSWFARDESGSKNSFGPEAAILSTCNRTELYAVSGVENSIDATAHFLADFHKLPYSELRHHLYTLPQDNAVRHAFRVASGLDSMVLGEPQILGQMKDAVRQADAAGGLGTYLHQLFQRTFAVAKEVRSTTEIGAHSVSMAAAAVRLSQRIFDKISDQHVLFIGAGEMIELCATHFAAQKPKSLTIANRTMERGEALAHRFDGRAIRLAELPQCLHQFDIIVSCTASSLPIIGLGLVERAVKARRHRPIFMVDLAVPRDIEPEVAQLGDVYLYTVDDLGSVVQTGLENRQAAVAQAEVIIENRVQSFMHWVDGRIVVPVIQDLHENSEVMRLLELERARKMLARGEDIDVVLEALSKGITAKFLHGPQQALHQATGDERARLATLLPQLFRTKR is encoded by the coding sequence ATGCAATTATTAGCCGTTGGCCTTAACCATACGACTGCACCGCTGTCCTTACGCGAAAAAGTCGCCTTCTCACCTGATCAGATTGGTCAGGCGGTTGTCGCTGCGCGCTCGTGGTTTGCCCGCGACGAGTCTGGCAGCAAGAATAGTTTTGGCCCTGAAGCGGCAATTTTATCTACCTGCAACCGCACTGAACTGTATGCGGTCAGCGGCGTAGAAAACTCTATAGACGCTACCGCACACTTTTTGGCCGACTTTCACAAGTTGCCTTATTCCGAACTCAGGCATCACCTGTACACACTGCCGCAAGACAATGCAGTACGCCACGCGTTCCGCGTCGCCTCGGGTCTCGATTCCATGGTACTGGGCGAACCGCAGATTCTCGGGCAGATGAAAGATGCTGTCCGCCAGGCCGATGCCGCCGGTGGCCTCGGTACTTATCTGCACCAGTTATTCCAGCGTACCTTCGCAGTCGCCAAGGAAGTGCGCAGCACTACCGAAATTGGTGCGCATAGTGTTTCCATGGCCGCTGCTGCGGTGCGTTTATCGCAACGTATTTTTGACAAAATTTCCGATCAGCATGTCTTGTTTATCGGCGCCGGCGAAATGATAGAGCTGTGCGCGACCCATTTTGCCGCACAAAAACCGAAAAGCCTGACCATCGCCAACCGCACCATGGAACGCGGCGAAGCGCTGGCGCACCGCTTCGACGGTCGCGCAATCCGCCTGGCAGAGTTACCGCAATGCCTGCACCAGTTTGACATCATCGTTTCCTGTACTGCCTCTTCCCTGCCGATTATTGGATTAGGATTGGTAGAGCGCGCCGTCAAAGCGCGTCGTCACCGTCCTATTTTCATGGTTGATCTGGCGGTACCGCGTGATATCGAACCGGAAGTCGCACAACTCGGAGACGTCTATCTGTACACCGTTGATGATCTGGGCAGCGTCGTACAAACCGGCCTGGAAAACCGCCAGGCCGCAGTGGCGCAAGCCGAAGTGATTATCGAAAACCGCGTGCAGTCTTTCATGCATTGGGTCGATGGTCGCATCGTGGTGCCGGTAATCCAGGACTTGCACGAAAACAGCGAAGTCATGCGCCTGCTGGAACTGGAACGCGCACGCAAGATGCTGGCACGCGGCGAAGATATCGACGTGGTACTCGAAGCCCTGTCCAAAGGTATCACCGCGAAATTCCTGCACGGCCCGCAACAGGCTTTGCATCAGGCGACTGGTGACGAACGCGCCCGTCTGGCGACTTTATTGCCGCAACTATTCCGCACCAAGCGTTAG
- a CDS encoding UbiX family flavin prenyltransferase yields the protein MSAAHAPRKLIVAITGATGVIYGVRLLQALRELPDVQSHLLISEAGVLNLHQELDFNRKDVEALADVVHNVRDVGASIASGSFQSDGMIIAPCSMKTLAAVANGLSDNLITRAADVVLKERRRLVLMVRETPFNLAHLRNMTSVTEMGGIIFPPLPGFYHKPESIQEMVDHTVGRVLDLFALPHHLTPRWNGLKDS from the coding sequence ATGAGCGCAGCGCATGCACCCCGTAAGCTGATCGTCGCCATCACCGGCGCGACCGGCGTCATCTACGGAGTGCGTCTGCTGCAAGCACTGCGTGAATTGCCTGATGTACAGAGTCACCTGCTGATTTCAGAAGCGGGCGTACTTAATCTTCACCAAGAATTAGACTTCAATCGCAAGGATGTCGAAGCCTTAGCCGATGTAGTCCACAATGTGCGTGATGTCGGCGCCAGCATCGCCAGCGGCTCGTTTCAGTCGGACGGCATGATCATCGCACCGTGCTCGATGAAAACCCTGGCGGCAGTCGCCAACGGCTTATCCGACAATCTGATCACGCGCGCCGCCGATGTCGTCTTGAAAGAGCGCCGCCGCCTGGTACTAATGGTGAGGGAAACCCCGTTCAACCTGGCGCATCTGCGCAATATGACGTCCGTCACAGAAATGGGCGGCATCATCTTCCCCCCTCTTCCCGGCTTTTATCACAAGCCAGAATCCATACAAGAAATGGTCGACCATACGGTAGGCCGTGTACTAGACCTGTTCGCCCTGCCACATCACCTGACGCCGCGCTGGAATGGCTTGAAGGACTCCTGA
- the prfA gene encoding peptide chain release factor 1: MKPSMLSKLDQLAERLVEVGQLLMQEDVTKDMDNYRKLTRENAELEPLVALYQNYQQAQTDIISAQEMLADPEMKEFAQEEINDAKQRMEELQVDLQKMLLPKDPNDERNILLEIRAGTGGDEAALFAGDLLRMYTRFAERNRWQIEMMSESPSELGGYKEVIVRIAGSGAYSKLKFESGGHRVQRVPTTETQGRIHTSACTVAVMPEADELADVTINNSDLRIDTFRASGAGGQHINKTDSAVRLTHLPTGIVVECQDGRSQHQNKAQAMRVLATRIMDGQLREKQAKEAATRKSLIGSGDRSERIRTYNFPQGRMTDHRINLTLYKLDFIMDGELSDLTNALVAEHQAELLADLADDGN, translated from the coding sequence ATGAAACCATCTATGCTTTCAAAACTCGACCAATTGGCGGAACGCCTGGTCGAAGTCGGTCAACTGCTGATGCAAGAAGACGTCACCAAGGACATGGACAATTATCGCAAACTGACCCGCGAAAATGCCGAACTCGAACCCCTGGTAGCCTTGTACCAGAATTACCAGCAAGCCCAGACCGATATCATTTCGGCGCAAGAGATGCTGGCCGATCCGGAAATGAAAGAGTTCGCGCAAGAAGAAATCAACGACGCCAAACAGCGCATGGAAGAGTTGCAAGTCGATCTGCAAAAAATGCTGTTGCCGAAAGACCCTAACGACGAACGCAATATATTGTTAGAGATCCGTGCCGGAACGGGAGGAGATGAAGCCGCCTTGTTTGCCGGCGATCTGCTGCGCATGTACACCCGCTTTGCCGAACGTAACCGCTGGCAGATAGAAATGATGTCCGAATCACCTTCCGAACTGGGCGGTTACAAGGAAGTAATCGTGCGTATCGCCGGTTCCGGCGCATACTCGAAACTGAAATTTGAATCGGGCGGCCATCGCGTACAGCGCGTGCCGACTACCGAAACCCAGGGTCGCATCCACACTTCCGCCTGTACCGTCGCGGTAATGCCGGAAGCCGATGAATTGGCCGACGTCACCATCAATAACTCGGATTTGCGTATCGATACTTTCCGCGCCTCCGGTGCCGGTGGTCAGCATATTAACAAAACCGACTCTGCGGTACGCCTGACCCATCTCCCTACCGGCATCGTGGTTGAATGTCAGGATGGCCGCAGTCAGCATCAGAATAAGGCGCAAGCCATGCGCGTGCTGGCGACCCGCATCATGGACGGTCAACTACGCGAGAAGCAAGCCAAGGAAGCCGCTACCCGCAAGAGCCTGATCGGCTCGGGCGACCGCAGCGAACGCATACGCACCTACAATTTCCCGCAAGGTCGCATGACCGATCACCGCATCAACCTGACTTTGTATAAGCTCGATTTCATCATGGATGGTGAACTGAGCGACCTGACGAATGCCTTGGTAGCCGAACATCAGGCCGAATTGCTGGCCGATCTGGCTGACGACGGTAATTAA
- a CDS encoding LysM peptidoglycan-binding domain-containing protein, which yields MNPALPAKLPAAFNLRVLALFTTSLVLMFSLSAQAVPPKAGNLGKTSGQPGSVADTPPDMTYFALEGDTLSGIAKRFTDKSSNWAAIGKRNKILNDKTIPVGSAILIPLELLPEEASTATVIALAGQSSARKKDGIESTIAIGDVLNEGTQISTGKKWLLKPGTSG from the coding sequence ATGAACCCAGCTTTACCCGCTAAATTGCCCGCTGCATTTAATTTGCGCGTCTTGGCACTTTTTACCACTTCACTAGTGTTGATGTTTAGCCTGTCGGCTCAGGCAGTGCCCCCTAAAGCCGGTAACCTCGGCAAAACTAGCGGCCAGCCAGGCAGCGTTGCAGACACTCCGCCGGACATGACCTATTTTGCCTTGGAAGGCGATACGCTCTCTGGCATAGCCAAACGTTTTACGGACAAATCCAGCAATTGGGCCGCGATAGGAAAACGCAACAAAATTCTCAATGACAAGACTATCCCGGTCGGTTCAGCGATACTGATTCCCCTGGAATTATTGCCGGAAGAAGCCAGTACGGCGACCGTCATCGCCTTGGCCGGACAATCTAGCGCCAGGAAAAAGGATGGTATTGAAAGCACTATTGCAATCGGTGATGTGCTCAACGAAGGAACCCAGATCAGCACCGGAAAAAAATGGCTTCTTAAGCCTGGAACTAGCGGATGA
- the prmC gene encoding peptide chain release factor N(5)-glutamine methyltransferase, with protein sequence MPNMSNWLQAGATIAQCQSGAPLELLETRMLLMHALGLSRVQLITQSETSLSEPQAQQLNALIARRVQGEPMAYILGEREFFGLNFYVTPDVLIPRPDTELLVELALHYAPKASRLLDLGTGSGAIAVSVAQQRPDLKVTALDISPAALAIATKNAARHLPPDSLELLQSDWYGALTGQTRFATIVSNPPYIVKDDQHLSQGDLRFEPIDALTDHADGLSAYRRFAICLNGGMLNSIPFVLLYIESFQLPSSALHQFIMLSEAHLS encoded by the coding sequence ATGCCTAACATGTCAAACTGGCTGCAGGCAGGCGCAACGATTGCACAATGCCAATCGGGCGCGCCGCTGGAACTGCTAGAGACCCGCATGCTCTTGATGCACGCACTGGGTTTAAGCCGGGTGCAATTGATTACCCAATCCGAAACTTCCCTAAGCGAACCACAGGCGCAACAGCTCAACGCACTGATAGCACGCCGCGTGCAGGGCGAACCTATGGCCTACATCCTAGGTGAACGCGAATTTTTTGGCCTGAATTTTTATGTCACGCCCGATGTGCTGATCCCGCGCCCCGATACTGAGCTTCTGGTAGAACTGGCGCTGCACTATGCGCCCAAAGCCAGCCGACTACTCGATCTCGGTACCGGTTCAGGCGCGATCGCCGTCAGCGTGGCGCAGCAAAGACCTGATCTGAAAGTAACGGCACTAGATATCAGCCCGGCCGCGCTGGCCATTGCGACCAAAAATGCGGCGCGCCACTTGCCGCCGGATAGCTTGGAATTACTCCAGAGCGACTGGTATGGCGCACTCACTGGGCAAACCCGTTTTGCCACCATCGTCAGTAATCCACCCTACATCGTCAAGGATGACCAGCATTTAAGCCAGGGCGACCTGCGCTTTGAACCTATCGATGCGCTGACCGATCATGCCGACGGTTTATCGGCCTACCGTCGCTTTGCCATCTGTCTGAACGGGGGCATGTTGAACAGCATTCCCTTTGTTCTGCTGTATATCGAATCGTTTCAGTTACCGAGTTCTGCCCTGCATCAATTTATCATGTTAAGTGAGGCACATCTTTCCTGA
- a CDS encoding disulfide bond formation protein B gives MNRTKIALIATALSCLLLLIIALYLQLVEKMLPCPLCVMQRYAFAAIGLSCLIALALPRAIRRIGFALGFASALFGIGSAGYHLWVLANPAVSCGIDPLETGLNKLFLSEILPTLFKADGLCDTPYPPILGLSIPAWAMIWFLTFALVLGVLLFAKKKARELFGKGH, from the coding sequence ATGAATCGCACAAAAATTGCCCTGATCGCCACCGCCCTAAGTTGCCTGTTACTCCTGATCATTGCGCTATATCTGCAACTGGTTGAGAAAATGCTGCCCTGTCCGCTATGCGTCATGCAACGCTATGCGTTTGCGGCGATAGGCTTAAGCTGCCTGATTGCACTGGCACTACCCAGAGCGATACGCCGTATCGGCTTTGCGCTGGGCTTTGCGTCTGCGCTATTCGGTATCGGTAGCGCCGGCTACCACTTGTGGGTACTCGCTAACCCTGCGGTGTCCTGCGGTATAGATCCGCTGGAAACCGGCTTAAACAAACTGTTTTTATCTGAAATATTGCCAACCCTATTCAAGGCCGATGGCCTGTGCGATACGCCTTATCCGCCTATCCTCGGCCTGTCGATACCGGCTTGGGCGATGATCTGGTTTCTGACTTTTGCGCTGGTACTCGGTGTGCTCTTATTCGCCAAAAAGAAGGCGCGTGAATTGTTCGGCAAAGGGCATTAA
- a CDS encoding CHASE2 domain-containing protein: MNTEKFNRAPRQIALREWILISLLILLLTGGLSAINGLGRLDQTLYDRFMQVNTHPARDDIIIVAIDDYSLAELGKWPWPRLRHAELLKQLNAAQPAAIGLDILFSETENFQSDGLQHGDLSLAKAIASSNKLVLPLVSESAGKGLSPALPLPMFANAARQLAHIHLELDKDGVARSVFLQEGMHGQWWPHFALAMRDIGQHSASARETTLPGSRAPASEPTLAGAALWQRDYQMHIPYYGSSGHFSSVPYVAVLRGEVPPEFFRNKYVLVGPTATGMADSFSTPVSANEGALSGIEINANVLASLLDQRTIRFAALWQTMLFCLTPVALALLAYLLCSPRLALIATALLVCSVLTCSFIALRLGYWLPPAAALIALILAYPLWSWRRLEAAIRYLGEEFILLDKEPHLLPELHSEGAGTPGLRLQDKLEQRIAAMRTAASRVRDLRQFISDSLNSLPDATLVTTVDGNVILCNPPAMMYFASIGHPKIQDAMLPYLFATISAPQTSDDNLNTAFSWWNLLDLAHSASMSKGIEVSDPKGRDLLIKSAPCYSANRELSGWIVSITDISAIRSAERSRDETLHFISHDMRAPQASILALLELQQDTATALPPAEFLTRIEKASRITLGLADNFVQLARAEAQDYRLEDMDFHDVLLDASDEMWSLAREKNIRIHTDVPERDYPVRIDRSLMTRVLTNLLSNAIKYSPRDTSITCTLQYEAGMSESHILCSIADQGYGIARADQHRLFQRFQRFKTNEQPKNDGVGLGMVFIKKVIDRHHGQINFVSVPNKGSTFTLKLPAFHV; encoded by the coding sequence ATGAACACAGAGAAATTTAACCGGGCACCCCGCCAGATCGCGCTACGCGAATGGATCTTGATCAGCTTACTGATACTCTTGCTGACCGGCGGGCTTAGCGCAATCAACGGTTTAGGTCGCCTGGACCAAACCCTGTATGACCGTTTTATGCAGGTCAATACCCATCCGGCGCGCGACGATATCATCATCGTCGCGATTGATGACTACAGTTTGGCGGAGCTGGGGAAATGGCCGTGGCCACGCTTACGCCACGCCGAACTACTGAAACAGTTAAATGCGGCGCAACCGGCCGCGATCGGTCTTGATATCTTATTTTCCGAAACCGAAAATTTCCAGTCCGATGGCCTGCAACATGGGGATCTGAGTCTGGCCAAGGCGATTGCCTCCAGCAATAAGCTAGTCTTGCCGCTGGTATCAGAAAGTGCCGGTAAGGGTTTAAGCCCTGCGCTACCCTTACCGATGTTTGCCAATGCGGCACGCCAATTGGCGCACATCCATCTCGAATTAGACAAAGACGGCGTGGCACGCAGCGTGTTCTTGCAGGAAGGCATGCATGGGCAATGGTGGCCGCATTTTGCGCTGGCAATGCGTGATATCGGCCAACACTCAGCCTCAGCGCGCGAGACTACACTGCCCGGCAGCAGGGCTCCGGCATCCGAACCGACGCTTGCGGGCGCAGCACTGTGGCAGCGCGACTATCAGATGCATATTCCTTATTATGGCAGCAGCGGCCACTTTAGCTCAGTGCCGTATGTCGCGGTACTGCGTGGCGAAGTTCCGCCAGAATTTTTCCGGAATAAATACGTACTGGTAGGCCCTACCGCGACCGGCATGGCAGACTCCTTCAGCACGCCGGTATCGGCCAATGAAGGCGCACTCTCAGGCATAGAAATCAATGCCAATGTGCTCGCCAGCCTGCTCGACCAACGCACCATACGCTTCGCCGCACTCTGGCAAACCATGCTGTTTTGCCTGACACCGGTAGCGCTAGCCTTGCTGGCTTATCTGTTATGCTCGCCGCGCCTGGCCTTAATTGCCACCGCACTACTCGTTTGCAGCGTACTGACCTGCAGTTTCATCGCGCTGCGCCTAGGCTATTGGCTACCGCCGGCGGCCGCCCTGATCGCTTTGATCCTGGCCTATCCCTTATGGAGCTGGCGCCGTCTGGAGGCGGCAATCCGTTATCTGGGAGAAGAATTTATCCTGCTCGATAAGGAGCCGCATCTGCTGCCCGAATTGCATAGCGAAGGCGCAGGAACGCCCGGCCTGCGCCTTCAGGATAAACTGGAACAACGTATCGCCGCCATGCGCACTGCCGCCAGCAGAGTACGGGATTTACGTCAGTTCATCAGCGATAGCCTCAATAGTCTGCCGGACGCCACACTGGTCACCACGGTCGATGGCAATGTCATTCTCTGCAACCCGCCGGCCATGATGTATTTTGCCAGCATCGGCCATCCGAAGATTCAGGATGCGATGTTGCCGTATTTATTTGCCACCATAAGCGCTCCGCAAACCAGCGATGACAATCTCAACACGGCATTTAGCTGGTGGAACCTGCTGGACTTAGCGCACAGCGCCAGTATGTCCAAGGGCATAGAGGTGTCCGACCCCAAGGGTCGTGACTTACTGATCAAAAGCGCACCCTGCTATTCCGCCAACCGGGAATTGAGCGGCTGGATAGTCAGCATCACCGATATTTCGGCGATCCGTTCAGCCGAGCGCAGTCGCGATGAAACCCTGCATTTCATCTCCCACGATATGCGGGCGCCGCAAGCGTCGATACTGGCTCTGCTGGAGTTGCAGCAAGATACCGCGACCGCCTTACCGCCAGCAGAGTTTCTGACGCGCATAGAAAAAGCCTCACGGATCACGCTGGGCCTGGCGGACAACTTCGTTCAACTGGCGAGGGCGGAAGCGCAGGATTACCGGCTGGAGGACATGGATTTCCATGATGTCTTGCTGGACGCCAGCGATGAGATGTGGAGTCTGGCGAGAGAAAAAAATATCCGCATCCATACCGACGTCCCTGAGCGCGACTATCCGGTGCGGATAGACCGTAGCCTGATGACACGGGTGCTGACCAACCTATTGTCGAACGCCATCAAGTACAGTCCGCGCGATACCAGCATCACTTGCACGCTACAGTATGAGGCCGGCATGAGCGAGTCGCATATCCTCTGTAGCATCGCCGATCAGGGTTATGGGATTGCCCGCGCTGACCAGCACAGGCTATTTCAGCGCTTTCAGCGCTTCAAGACCAATGAACAGCCGAAAAATGACGGGGTAGGCTTAGGTATGGTATTTATCAAAAAAGTGATAGATAGACATCACGGGCAGATTAATTTTGTCAGCGTTCCCAATAAAGGCAGCACGTTCACCCTCAAATTACCGGCTTTTCATGTTTAA
- a CDS encoding response regulator transcription factor yields MRIAILDDDSNLLELACTILNAAGHTCHPFLSGKEMLHQLRRESYDMLILDWQVPDLSGTEVLHWVREKLPAALPVLFMTSRSGEDDIIAGLAAGADDYMIKPIRRGELVARVQALLRRAYPSQSTPEIIQFGIYKFEARAGRASVNDVPVEMTQKEFDLALLLFNNLGRPLSRAYILEAVWSRDIEIPSRTMDTHISRVRSKLTLRPENGYRLAPVYSYGYRLEQVSAE; encoded by the coding sequence ATGAGAATCGCAATTCTTGACGATGACAGTAACTTATTGGAACTGGCATGCACGATTTTGAATGCTGCCGGCCACACCTGCCATCCGTTTCTAAGCGGCAAAGAAATGCTACATCAGTTACGCCGCGAGAGTTACGACATGCTGATTCTGGACTGGCAGGTTCCCGACCTGAGCGGAACCGAGGTCTTACACTGGGTCAGGGAGAAATTGCCGGCGGCCTTGCCGGTGCTCTTCATGACCAGTCGCTCAGGCGAAGATGACATTATTGCCGGGTTAGCGGCAGGTGCCGATGACTACATGATCAAGCCGATACGGCGCGGTGAACTAGTGGCCCGGGTACAAGCCTTGCTGCGCCGCGCTTACCCATCTCAAAGCACGCCTGAAATCATACAGTTCGGCATCTACAAGTTCGAAGCCCGTGCCGGTCGTGCCAGTGTCAATGATGTACCGGTGGAAATGACCCAGAAAGAATTTGATCTGGCCTTATTATTATTCAACAACCTTGGCCGGCCGCTGTCGCGCGCCTACATTCTGGAAGCGGTCTGGTCACGCGACATAGAGATCCCCTCGCGCACCATGGACACCCATATTTCAAGAGTGCGCAGCAAACTGACGCTGCGCCCGGAAAATGGTTATCGCCTGGCTCCCGTGTATAGCTATGGCTACCGCCTGGAGCAAGTCTCAGCAGAATAA
- a CDS encoding RNA-binding transcriptional accessory protein, translated as MLPSIEQRLALELAAKPAQVAAAIALLDEGATVPFISRYRKEATGGLDDIQLRLLEERLRYLRELEVRRAAIISSIEEQNKMTPALLDAITHAEDKTRLEDLYLPYKQKRRTKAQIALEAGLLPLADGLLADPMLNPEEQAALYLKPAFSTDNGDNPGVPDTKAALDGARQILMERFAEDATLLQSLREYLLDHGIVESIVVPGKEEAGAKFSDYFAYSETLGTIPSHRALAIFRGRREEMLTVNLRLDTEEEKPKWDAPLNPCEGRIAARFGVKNTGRPADKWLADTVRWSWRVKVFMHLDTELMSNLREKAELEAINVFALNLKALLLAAPAGPRATMGLDPGLRTGCKVAVVDATGKVVDYTTIYPHQPRNDWDGSLHVLAQLAAKHNVALISIGNGTASRETDKLAQDLIKMRPELKLTKIVVSEAGASVYSASEFASKELPDLDVTIRGAVSIARRLQDPLAELVKIDPKSIGVGQYQHDVGQSQLARSLDAVVEDCVNAVGVDVNTASAPLLARVSGLSSSVAQSIVNYRDAKGMFTSRADLRSVPRLGDKTFEQAAGFLRVMKGSNPLDASAVHPESYPLVEKILADIKKDVASIIGDERLLKSLSPAKYADEKFGIPTISDILKELEKPGRDPRPEFTTATFKDGVEEIRDLRPDMILEGVVTNVAAFGAFVDIGVHQDGLVHISALSNTFVKDPHTVVKAGQVVKVKVLEVDEKRKRIALTMRLTDSAPQPGSQPEQRANRDDTKRLNQHNAQQNRQSSTPAPSNNAMASAFAKLRS; from the coding sequence ATGCTGCCTTCGATAGAACAACGTCTTGCCCTAGAACTTGCCGCCAAACCGGCGCAAGTAGCCGCCGCCATCGCCTTACTCGATGAGGGTGCGACGGTGCCGTTTATTTCGCGCTATCGTAAAGAAGCGACCGGTGGTCTGGATGATATCCAGCTACGCTTGCTGGAAGAGCGGTTGCGCTACCTGCGCGAACTCGAAGTACGCCGTGCCGCCATCATCAGCTCTATCGAAGAGCAAAATAAGATGACGCCAGCCTTGCTCGACGCCATCACGCATGCCGAAGACAAGACCCGCCTGGAAGATCTGTACCTACCCTACAAACAGAAGCGCCGCACCAAGGCGCAGATCGCGCTGGAAGCAGGTCTTTTACCACTGGCCGATGGCTTGCTGGCCGATCCTATGCTGAACCCGGAAGAACAGGCTGCCTTATACCTGAAACCTGCCTTCAGCACCGATAACGGCGATAACCCAGGCGTACCTGACACCAAGGCGGCGCTCGATGGCGCGCGCCAGATCCTGATGGAACGCTTTGCCGAAGACGCAACGCTATTGCAATCGCTACGCGAATACCTGCTCGATCACGGCATCGTCGAATCCATCGTGGTACCGGGCAAGGAAGAAGCCGGCGCCAAGTTCAGCGACTATTTCGCGTACTCCGAAACGCTGGGTACGATTCCTTCGCATCGCGCTTTGGCAATCTTCCGCGGCCGGCGCGAAGAAATGCTGACAGTTAATCTGCGCCTCGATACCGAAGAAGAAAAACCAAAATGGGATGCACCTTTAAATCCATGCGAAGGCCGGATCGCCGCACGTTTTGGCGTCAAGAATACCGGTCGCCCAGCCGACAAGTGGCTGGCCGACACGGTCCGCTGGAGCTGGCGCGTCAAAGTCTTCATGCACCTCGACACTGAACTGATGAGTAATCTGCGCGAAAAGGCAGAACTCGAAGCGATCAACGTGTTTGCACTGAATCTGAAAGCCCTGTTGCTGGCAGCACCGGCCGGCCCGCGCGCTACCATGGGTCTCGATCCTGGCCTGCGCACCGGTTGCAAGGTGGCGGTGGTGGATGCCACCGGCAAGGTGGTCGATTACACCACGATTTACCCGCACCAGCCGCGCAATGACTGGGATGGCTCGCTGCATGTGTTGGCGCAATTGGCGGCCAAGCATAATGTCGCGTTAATCTCTATCGGCAACGGCACCGCTTCGCGCGAGACCGATAAGCTGGCACAAGATCTCATCAAGATGCGCCCCGAACTTAAGCTCACCAAGATCGTGGTTTCGGAAGCCGGTGCCTCGGTATATTCCGCCTCAGAATTTGCCTCCAAAGAATTGCCTGATCTGGATGTGACGATACGCGGCGCGGTCTCCATCGCCCGCCGCCTGCAAGATCCGCTGGCCGAACTGGTGAAAATCGATCCTAAGTCTATCGGCGTCGGCCAATATCAGCACGATGTCGGCCAATCACAGCTGGCGCGCTCGCTCGATGCGGTGGTCGAAGATTGCGTGAATGCCGTCGGGGTTGACGTCAATACGGCTTCCGCGCCTTTGCTGGCACGGGTCTCCGGCCTTTCCTCGAGCGTCGCGCAAAGCATCGTCAATTATCGCGATGCAAAGGGCATGTTCACTTCGCGTGCCGATCTGCGTTCGGTACCACGGCTCGGTGACAAGACTTTTGAGCAAGCTGCAGGTTTCTTGCGCGTCATGAAGGGCAGCAATCCGCTCGATGCGTCGGCAGTCCATCCTGAATCGTATCCGCTGGTAGAAAAAATCCTGGCCGACATCAAAAAAGATGTGGCCAGCATCATCGGTGACGAGCGCCTGTTGAAATCGCTGAGCCCGGCCAAATACGCTGATGAGAAATTCGGCATTCCGACTATCAGCGATATTCTCAAGGAGCTGGAAAAACCAGGCCGCGATCCGCGCCCTGAATTTACCACTGCCACCTTCAAGGATGGTGTCGAAGAAATCCGCGATCTGCGTCCCGACATGATTTTGGAAGGCGTGGTCACCAACGTCGCCGCTTTCGGTGCCTTTGTCGATATCGGCGTACATCAGGATGGTCTGGTGCATATCTCGGCCTTATCCAACACCTTCGTCAAAGACCCGCACACGGTGGTCAAAGCCGGCCAGGTCGTGAAAGTAAAAGTGCTGGAAGTGGACGAGAAGCGCAAGCGTATCGCCCTCACCATGCGCCTTACCGATAGCGCGCCGCAACCAGGCAGCCAGCCTGAGCAGCGCGCCAATCGCGACGATACGAAACGCCTGAATCAGCACAATGCCCAGCAAAACCGGCAAAGCTCCACTCCGGCCCCTAGCAATAATGCGATGGCATCGGCCTTCGCCAAGCTGCGCTCCTGA
- the grxD gene encoding Grx4 family monothiol glutaredoxin has protein sequence MSDVQSWIKETVTTNPVVLFMKGTAQFPQCGFSGRAIQIIKSCGVENLVTINVLEDAAVRQGIKDFANWPTIPQLYVNGEFIGGSDIMNEMFESGELQTLLKA, from the coding sequence ATGAGCGACGTACAAAGCTGGATCAAAGAAACTGTTACCACTAACCCTGTAGTGCTGTTCATGAAAGGCACTGCGCAATTCCCACAGTGCGGTTTTTCTGGCCGTGCCATACAAATCATCAAAAGCTGTGGCGTAGAAAACCTGGTCACCATTAACGTGCTGGAAGACGCAGCCGTACGCCAGGGCATCAAGGATTTCGCTAACTGGCCAACTATCCCTCAGTTGTATGTCAACGGCGAATTCATAGGCGGTTCTGACATCATGAACGAAATGTTTGAAAGCGGCGAACTGCAAACTTTGCTCAAAGCCTAA